A region from the Saccharomonospora azurea NA-128 genome encodes:
- a CDS encoding DUF1707 SHOCT-like domain-containing protein has protein sequence MSNDNAEQHQQDSAEAGLTPEQRRLRGLRVSDAEREHVVELLKAAIGRGMLTLDEFSERADTAYAARTRGELNEVLTDLPGLVHPEAPPMPGFGHPMGGVAGAGATMPSSFTSGEPLVLRAHGSTLVRKGRWAVPSTLVVRNRYGETRLDFTEAVVTSEVVQVEIDIKWGAVHLVVPDHAAVDLNALHDIKWSTISDKTRGHVGTPQFVVTGRVHGGSLNVRHPRKGLFF, from the coding sequence GTGAGCAACGACAACGCCGAGCAGCACCAGCAGGACAGCGCCGAGGCAGGCCTGACCCCGGAACAGCGCAGGTTGCGCGGACTGCGCGTGTCCGACGCGGAGCGCGAACACGTGGTGGAGCTGCTGAAGGCGGCCATCGGCCGGGGCATGCTCACCCTCGACGAGTTCAGCGAGCGGGCCGACACCGCCTACGCGGCACGCACCCGCGGTGAGCTGAACGAGGTGCTCACCGACCTTCCCGGTCTGGTGCACCCGGAGGCTCCGCCGATGCCGGGCTTCGGTCACCCGATGGGCGGGGTGGCCGGGGCCGGGGCGACGATGCCGTCCTCGTTCACCTCCGGGGAGCCGCTGGTGCTGCGGGCCCACGGCTCGACCCTGGTGCGCAAGGGACGGTGGGCCGTGCCCTCGACGCTGGTCGTGCGCAACCGGTACGGCGAGACGCGGCTCGACTTCACCGAGGCGGTGGTGACCAGCGAGGTCGTGCAGGTCGAGATCGACATCAAGTGGGGCGCGGTGCACCTCGTCGTCCCCGACCACGCGGCGGTCGACCTGAACGCGCTGCACGACATCAAGTGGTCGACGATCAGCGACAAGACACGCGGACACGTCGGCACTCCGCAGTTCGTCGTCACCGGGCGCGTGCACGGCGGTTCGCTGAACGTGCGGCACCCGCGCAAGGGGCTGTTCTTCTAG
- a CDS encoding YqgE/AlgH family protein, producing MGSVSADAEVEPGTLLVAAPTLSDPNFRRTVVFVIDHRDEGTLGVVLNRPSEVAVHEVLPHWGDHVAEPASVFVGGPVEKKTALCLAALRTGETAATVPGVIAVRGPVALVDLDSDPDLLAAKVRGLRVFAGYAGWDPGQLAGEIDRGDWLIVPALPGDVLATPMRDLWGHVLRRQGLPTALLATHPGDLQRN from the coding sequence ATGGGGAGCGTGAGCGCAGACGCCGAGGTGGAACCGGGGACACTGTTGGTCGCTGCCCCCACGCTGTCCGATCCGAACTTCCGTCGCACGGTGGTGTTCGTGATCGACCATCGGGACGAGGGCACGCTCGGAGTCGTCCTGAATCGGCCGAGCGAGGTCGCGGTGCACGAGGTGCTGCCGCACTGGGGCGATCACGTCGCCGAACCGGCTTCGGTGTTCGTGGGCGGGCCGGTGGAGAAGAAGACGGCGCTGTGTCTCGCGGCGTTGCGCACGGGGGAGACGGCCGCGACGGTGCCCGGGGTGATCGCGGTGCGCGGTCCGGTGGCTCTCGTGGATCTGGATTCCGACCCCGATCTGCTGGCGGCGAAGGTGCGTGGCCTGCGGGTCTTCGCCGGGTACGCGGGATGGGACCCGGGGCAGCTCGCCGGGGAGATCGATCGGGGTGACTGGTTGATCGTGCCCGCGTTGCCGGGGGACGTACTGGCGACGCCGATGCGCGATCTGTGGGGTCACGTGCTGCGGAGGCAGGGGTTGCCGACCGCGCTGCTCGCCACGCACCCGGGTGACCTGCAGCGCAACTGA
- a CDS encoding MFS transporter: MSVLDRVLDVRPLRTSPAFRRLWVSTSFSSFGFQLAVVAVLAQSWDLTGDPVAVGAVGLAQALPMVVGGLVGGVLADALDRRRLVLATTAGQVLGAAGLAAQAFAQLGSFSLLLALVGLQSACAALGAPARRTFVVTLLPERQVGAGLALSNLSFQAAMLVGPALGGLVTGAWGSGACYAADATSLVIAAYGVLRLPAMRPSGGTTRVRPATVVQGLTFAARTPVVAGAFLTDVCATVLAMPIALFPALNDERFGGDPRTLGFFLSAIAVGGLTAGFLSGSFTRLRRLGIVQLVAAAVWGVALVGFGFATPLWLALACLAVAGAADTVSVVTRGALVQLATPDSHRGRVSGVEFVVGAGLPDLGNFRAGAVAGITTPAFAAVSGGLLCLVGLGVVATGNKPLRRFRTEEPAEEPDPVG; this comes from the coding sequence GTGAGCGTGCTGGATCGGGTCCTCGACGTCCGGCCGTTGCGGACGAGTCCCGCGTTCCGCCGGCTCTGGGTGAGTACGTCCTTCTCGTCGTTCGGTTTCCAGCTCGCCGTCGTGGCGGTGCTGGCGCAGTCGTGGGACCTGACCGGCGACCCCGTGGCGGTGGGGGCCGTCGGGCTGGCCCAGGCGCTGCCGATGGTGGTGGGCGGTCTCGTCGGCGGGGTGCTCGCCGACGCGCTCGACCGGCGCAGACTCGTGCTCGCGACCACCGCGGGGCAGGTCCTCGGCGCCGCGGGGCTCGCCGCGCAAGCGTTTGCGCAGCTCGGTTCGTTCTCCTTGCTTCTGGCTCTGGTGGGTCTGCAGTCCGCCTGTGCCGCGCTGGGGGCGCCGGCCCGGCGGACGTTCGTCGTCACGCTGTTGCCGGAGCGGCAGGTCGGCGCGGGGCTGGCGCTGTCGAACCTGAGCTTCCAGGCGGCGATGCTCGTCGGGCCCGCACTGGGCGGACTCGTCACCGGGGCGTGGGGGTCCGGTGCCTGCTACGCGGCCGACGCCACGAGCCTCGTGATCGCCGCGTACGGCGTCCTGCGCCTGCCCGCGATGCGCCCCTCCGGAGGGACGACGCGCGTGCGGCCCGCGACGGTGGTGCAGGGCCTCACCTTCGCCGCCCGGACGCCCGTGGTCGCGGGCGCGTTCCTCACCGACGTGTGCGCCACCGTGCTCGCCATGCCGATCGCGTTGTTCCCCGCGCTCAACGACGAACGCTTCGGCGGCGATCCTCGGACGCTCGGGTTCTTCCTGTCGGCCATCGCCGTGGGGGGCCTGACGGCCGGTTTCCTGTCCGGGTCGTTCACGCGGCTGCGCCGACTCGGAATCGTGCAACTCGTCGCGGCGGCCGTGTGGGGCGTGGCGCTGGTGGGCTTCGGCTTCGCGACGCCGTTGTGGCTCGCGCTCGCGTGCCTCGCGGTGGCCGGTGCGGCCGACACGGTCTCCGTGGTCACGCGCGGCGCGCTCGTGCAGCTCGCGACACCGGACTCGCATCGCGGCCGGGTGAGCGGAGTGGAGTTCGTGGTGGGTGCGGGACTGCCCGATCTCGGCAACTTCCGGGCGGGTGCGGTCGCGGGGATCACGACACCGGCGTTCGCCGCGGTCTCGGGTGGGTTGCTGTGTCTCGTGGGACTCGGTGTGGTGGCGACGGGCAACAAGCCCTTACGCCGCTTCCGTACCGAGGAACCGGCGGAGGAACCCGATCCGGTGGGGTGA
- a CDS encoding MarR family winged helix-turn-helix transcriptional regulator — protein MTLESDPTADEGYWRPLRRLQEAMETELARLYAERGVTVRPRHTMPLIRLGRRGPMTIRELASAVDVTHSAMSQTVAVLRREGLVDTRPGSDARTKVVELTDAARELLPFLEAEWRATEEAIAELDAELPYSLARAVSDMERALRARSFRDRVAERLARIEQRPS, from the coding sequence GTGACGTTGGAGAGCGACCCCACCGCCGACGAGGGCTACTGGCGGCCGCTGCGGCGGCTCCAGGAGGCCATGGAGACGGAGCTCGCGCGGCTCTACGCCGAACGCGGGGTCACCGTCCGACCTCGCCACACCATGCCGCTGATCCGGCTCGGCAGGCGAGGGCCGATGACGATCCGGGAGCTCGCCTCCGCCGTCGACGTCACGCACTCCGCGATGAGTCAGACCGTCGCCGTGTTGCGCCGCGAGGGCCTGGTCGACACGCGGCCGGGCTCCGACGCGCGGACGAAGGTCGTCGAGCTCACCGACGCCGCCCGGGAACTGCTGCCGTTCCTGGAGGCCGAGTGGCGGGCCACCGAGGAGGCGATCGCCGAACTGGACGCGGAACTGCCGTACTCGCTGGCCCGGGCGGTGAGCGACATGGAGCGGGCGCTGCGCGCACGCTCGTTCCGCGATCGGGTCGCCGAGCGGCTCGCCCGGATCGAACAGCGTCCGTCGTGA
- the macS gene encoding MacS family sensor histidine kinase, with protein MTTSPSSLRDPVTPLWYGAVVLRWVTLGFALGALLVHLDGYVRPWLAWTALGAMVVWTCVSSLGYLRPGGRTPWLVVLDVLVTCGIMLTSPFVLSDVQYEELAPLITTVWAAVPPVAAGARFGAVGGVTGGLVLTVCTAVARLDVDLDVARDGVLLTASGLLIGVTATTARRSQAALARAMRTEAATAERERLARSIHDSVLQVLARVRRRGSELGGEAAELARLAGEQEIALRALVTTEPAGASDSDTADLRSALQLLSTSRVQIAAPAGEVTMPSNAVDELVAAVREALSNVEKHAGPEAKAWVLLEDLGEEIVLTVRDDGPGIPSGRLEQALVEGHLGVAQSIRGRVAELGGTCTLVTAPGEGTEWELRVPRPKPGGRAR; from the coding sequence ATGACCACCTCCCCGTCGTCGTTGCGGGACCCGGTGACACCGCTGTGGTACGGCGCCGTCGTCCTGCGTTGGGTGACTCTCGGCTTCGCGCTCGGTGCCCTGCTCGTGCACCTCGACGGCTACGTCCGGCCCTGGCTCGCCTGGACGGCGCTGGGCGCCATGGTGGTGTGGACGTGTGTGTCGAGCCTCGGCTACCTGCGCCCCGGGGGCCGCACGCCGTGGCTGGTGGTCCTCGACGTCCTCGTGACCTGCGGCATCATGCTCACCTCGCCGTTCGTGCTGTCCGACGTCCAGTACGAGGAGCTCGCGCCGCTGATCACCACGGTCTGGGCCGCCGTGCCGCCGGTCGCGGCGGGAGCGCGGTTCGGCGCCGTCGGCGGGGTTACGGGAGGTCTGGTCCTGACCGTGTGCACCGCCGTGGCGCGGCTGGACGTCGACCTGGACGTGGCCCGCGACGGTGTCCTGCTCACCGCCAGCGGCCTGCTCATCGGCGTCACGGCCACCACCGCCCGCCGGTCACAGGCGGCGTTGGCGCGCGCCATGCGCACGGAGGCCGCCACCGCCGAGCGGGAGCGCCTCGCCCGCTCCATCCACGACAGCGTGCTCCAGGTGCTGGCACGGGTGCGCAGGCGCGGTTCCGAACTGGGCGGCGAAGCCGCCGAACTGGCCCGCCTCGCGGGAGAACAGGAGATCGCGTTACGCGCGCTCGTCACCACCGAACCCGCCGGTGCGTCGGACAGCGACACGGCCGACCTGCGCTCGGCACTCCAACTGCTGTCCACCTCCCGCGTGCAGATCGCGGCACCGGCGGGGGAGGTCACGATGCCGTCGAACGCCGTCGACGAGCTCGTGGCCGCGGTACGGGAAGCGCTGTCCAACGTCGAGAAACACGCGGGGCCGGAGGCGAAGGCCTGGGTCCTGCTGGAGGACTTGGGGGAAGAGATCGTGTTGACCGTCAGGGACGACGGCCCCGGCATACCGTCGGGCAGGCTCGAACAGGCGCTCGTGGAGGGACACCTCGGTGTCGCGCAGTCGATCCGAGGCCGCGTCGCCGAGCTGGGCGGGACGTGCACGCTCGTGACCGCCCCGGGTGAGGGCACCGAATGGGAGCTCCGCGTCCCGCGGCCGAAACCAGGAGGGAGAGCCCGATGA
- a CDS encoding response regulator, whose translation MTVSVMIVDDHPIWRDGVARDLAEHGFDVKATAPDADAATRIARAVRPDVVLMDINLGSTSGVDATRAITGELPDTRVLVLSASGEHNDVLQAVKAGASGYLVKSASVAELVDAVRRTSEGDPVFTAGLAGMVLGEYRRMADAPTAGEPPPRLTERETEVLRLVAKGLTAKQIADRLVISHRTVENHVQSTLRKLQLHNRVELARYAIEHGLDRDA comes from the coding sequence ATGACGGTGTCGGTGATGATCGTCGACGATCACCCCATCTGGCGCGACGGCGTCGCCAGGGACCTCGCCGAACACGGCTTCGACGTCAAGGCCACCGCGCCCGACGCCGACGCGGCGACCCGCATCGCCCGCGCCGTGCGCCCCGACGTGGTGCTCATGGACATCAACCTCGGCAGCACCTCGGGCGTCGACGCGACCCGGGCGATCACCGGGGAACTACCGGACACGCGGGTGCTGGTGCTCTCGGCCAGCGGCGAGCACAACGACGTCCTCCAGGCCGTGAAGGCCGGGGCGTCGGGCTACCTCGTGAAGTCGGCCTCCGTGGCGGAGCTGGTGGACGCCGTCCGCCGCACGTCGGAGGGCGATCCCGTGTTCACCGCCGGGCTCGCGGGCATGGTGCTCGGTGAGTACCGCCGCATGGCCGACGCCCCGACGGCGGGTGAGCCGCCACCGCGACTGACCGAGCGGGAGACGGAGGTCCTGCGGCTCGTCGCCAAGGGACTCACCGCCAAGCAGATCGCCGATCGGCTCGTGATCTCGCACCGCACCGTGGAGAACCACGTGCAGTCCACGCTGCGCAAACTCCAGCTCCACAACCGCGTGGAACTCGCCCGCTACGCCATCGAACACGGCCTCGACCGCGACGCCTGA
- a CDS encoding ribokinase: protein MTAQVLVVGSANADLVVAADRRPAGGETVLGGDTEVLPGGKGANTAVAAARLGAEVALLGAVGDDAHGSLLLDSLSTSGVRTDLVRVVRRPTGLAFITVTPDGENSILVSPGANSALRPEDVPAAVSEAKVLVASLEIPLDTVEHAITTAAKAGTRTILNLSPVVTLPESTLAAVDVLLVNQHEAAWLLGGSKDGAESVVRTSELPALLELGPRSAVVTAGAQGAVCVEDGRVSEVPSPHVEAVDTTGAGDAFAGALAFALAQDSSLPDAVERAVRVAAFSVTRRGAQPSYPTPAELTLPN from the coding sequence GTGACTGCACAGGTGCTCGTGGTCGGGTCCGCCAACGCCGATCTGGTGGTGGCCGCCGACCGTCGCCCGGCCGGAGGCGAGACCGTGCTCGGCGGGGACACCGAGGTGCTGCCCGGAGGCAAGGGTGCCAACACTGCGGTCGCGGCGGCCCGGCTGGGGGCCGAGGTGGCGCTACTCGGCGCGGTCGGCGACGACGCTCATGGTTCGCTGTTGCTCGACTCGCTGTCGACGTCCGGTGTGCGCACCGACCTCGTGCGGGTCGTGCGGCGGCCCACGGGGCTGGCCTTCATCACGGTGACTCCCGACGGCGAGAACTCGATCCTCGTGTCGCCCGGAGCGAACAGCGCTCTGCGCCCGGAGGACGTCCCCGCCGCCGTATCCGAGGCGAAAGTGCTGGTCGCGTCGCTGGAGATCCCGCTCGACACCGTGGAACACGCGATCACCACGGCGGCGAAGGCGGGCACCCGGACGATCCTCAACCTCTCGCCCGTGGTGACCCTGCCCGAGTCCACACTCGCCGCCGTGGACGTCCTGCTCGTCAACCAGCACGAGGCGGCCTGGCTGCTCGGCGGGTCGAAGGACGGGGCCGAGTCGGTGGTCCGGACCTCCGAGCTCCCCGCCCTTCTCGAACTGGGACCGCGGTCCGCGGTGGTCACCGCGGGCGCGCAGGGCGCCGTGTGCGTCGAGGACGGGCGAGTGAGCGAGGTGCCCTCTCCTCACGTCGAGGCCGTCGACACGACCGGAGCCGGTGACGCCTTCGCCGGTGCGTTGGCCTTCGCGCTCGCCCAGGACAGCTCGCTTCCCGACGCGGTGGAACGCGCCGTGCGGGTCGCCGCGTTCTCGGTCACCCGCCGGGGCGCGCAACCGTCCTATCCCACCCCTGCCGAACTGACACTGCCGAACTAG
- the leuS gene encoding leucine--tRNA ligase → MTDGTEATPTHRYTAELAGQIEKRWQDYWTEHGTYHAPNPVGALAENSVPSDKLFVQDMFPYPSGAGLHVGHPLGFIGTDVYARYHRMTGRNVLHTMGFDAFGLPAEQYAVQTGTHPRTTTEANIERYLAQIRRLGLGHDERRRIATTDVEYYRWTQWIFLQIFNSYYDTEQDKARPISELEKAYAEGRRSTPDGRPWNELSRKERREIIDSHRLVYLSEAPVNWAPGLGTVVANEEVTADGRTERGNFPVFRRNLRQWMMRITAYADRLIDDLDRLDWPEKIKTMQRNWIGRSRGANVRFRSGEHTIEVFTTRPDTLFGATYMVLAPEHPLVDELVPGAWPEGVDERWTGGAATPSDAVAEYRRQTSRKSELDRQESKDKTGVFTGAYAVNPVNGQRIPVFVADYVLMGYGTGAIMAVPAQDQRDWDFATKFGLDIVRTVQPSEDFDGEAFTGDGPAINSANDEISLNGMGVDDAKNTIIAWLEEKGHGEGTVQYKLRDWLFARQRYWGEPFPIVYDEDGTPIPLPEDQLPVVLPEVDDYSPKTFDPEDADTEPEPPLAKATDWVEVTLDLGDGPKTYRRDTNVMPQWAGSCWYQLRYIDPENDERFVDPENERYWMGPRPEEHGPDDPGGLDLYIGGVEHGVLHLLYSRFWHKVLYDLGHVSSEEPYRRLYNQGYIQAYAYTDSRGVYVPADEVVEQDGTFFHNGEEVKQEYGKMGKSLKNVVTPDEIAENYGADTFRFYEMAMGPLDVSRPWATKDVVGAQRFLQRLWRLVVDESTGEVRVSDTELSEEDLRQLNRAIAGVREDYADLRFNTAGAKLIELNNYVTKTYGSAKATPRGLAEPLVLMLAPLCPHIAEELWTRLGHDESLVHGPFPVADEKYLVAETVEYPIQVNGKVRSRISVAADADNDTVKKAALADEKIVALLDGAEPRKVIVVPGRLVNVVK, encoded by the coding sequence ATGACGGACGGCACCGAAGCGACGCCGACCCACCGTTACACGGCGGAGCTGGCAGGGCAGATCGAGAAGCGCTGGCAGGACTACTGGACCGAGCACGGCACGTACCACGCGCCCAACCCGGTCGGTGCTCTCGCGGAGAACTCGGTGCCGTCGGACAAGCTCTTCGTGCAGGACATGTTCCCCTACCCGTCGGGCGCGGGACTGCACGTCGGTCATCCTCTGGGCTTCATCGGCACCGACGTCTACGCCCGCTATCACCGCATGACCGGGCGCAACGTGCTGCACACGATGGGCTTCGACGCGTTCGGTCTGCCCGCCGAGCAGTACGCCGTCCAGACGGGAACGCACCCGCGCACCACCACCGAGGCCAACATCGAGCGGTACCTGGCGCAGATCCGCAGGCTGGGACTCGGCCACGACGAGCGCCGCCGCATCGCGACCACCGACGTCGAGTACTACCGGTGGACCCAGTGGATCTTCCTGCAGATCTTCAACTCCTACTACGACACCGAGCAGGACAAGGCCAGGCCGATCTCCGAGCTGGAGAAGGCCTACGCCGAGGGCAGGCGGTCCACGCCGGACGGCCGGCCGTGGAACGAGCTGTCGCGCAAGGAACGGCGGGAGATCATCGACTCGCACCGGCTGGTGTACCTGTCCGAGGCGCCGGTGAACTGGGCTCCCGGGCTGGGCACGGTCGTGGCCAACGAGGAGGTCACCGCGGACGGGCGCACGGAGCGCGGCAACTTCCCGGTGTTCCGCCGCAACCTGCGCCAGTGGATGATGCGCATCACCGCCTACGCCGACCGGCTGATCGACGACCTCGACCGGCTCGACTGGCCCGAGAAGATCAAGACGATGCAGCGGAACTGGATCGGCCGCTCGCGTGGTGCGAACGTCCGGTTCCGCTCGGGTGAGCACACCATCGAGGTGTTCACCACGCGTCCCGACACGCTGTTCGGTGCCACGTACATGGTGCTGGCGCCGGAGCACCCGCTGGTGGACGAGCTGGTGCCCGGCGCGTGGCCCGAGGGTGTCGACGAGCGCTGGACCGGGGGAGCGGCGACACCGTCGGACGCGGTGGCGGAGTACCGGCGCCAGACGTCGCGCAAGTCCGAACTCGACCGGCAGGAGAGCAAGGACAAGACGGGTGTGTTCACCGGCGCGTACGCCGTGAACCCGGTGAACGGCCAGCGGATCCCGGTGTTCGTCGCCGACTACGTGCTGATGGGCTACGGCACCGGCGCGATCATGGCCGTGCCCGCGCAGGACCAGCGCGACTGGGACTTCGCCACGAAGTTCGGCCTCGACATCGTGCGCACCGTGCAGCCGAGCGAGGACTTCGACGGCGAGGCGTTCACCGGCGACGGGCCCGCGATCAACTCGGCCAACGACGAGATCAGCCTGAACGGCATGGGCGTCGACGACGCCAAGAACACGATCATCGCGTGGCTGGAGGAGAAGGGCCACGGCGAGGGCACCGTGCAGTACAAGCTGCGCGACTGGCTGTTCGCCCGTCAGCGCTACTGGGGCGAGCCGTTCCCCATCGTCTACGACGAAGACGGCACGCCGATCCCGCTGCCGGAGGACCAGCTGCCGGTCGTGCTGCCCGAGGTCGACGACTACTCGCCGAAGACGTTCGACCCCGAGGACGCCGACACCGAGCCGGAGCCGCCGCTGGCCAAGGCCACCGACTGGGTCGAGGTGACGCTCGACCTGGGCGATGGCCCGAAGACCTATCGCCGCGACACCAACGTGATGCCGCAGTGGGCCGGCTCGTGCTGGTACCAGCTCCGCTACATCGACCCGGAGAACGACGAGCGGTTCGTCGACCCGGAGAACGAGCGCTACTGGATGGGACCGCGTCCCGAGGAGCACGGTCCCGACGACCCGGGCGGCCTGGACCTGTACATCGGCGGTGTGGAGCACGGCGTGCTGCACCTGCTGTACTCGCGGTTCTGGCACAAGGTCCTCTACGACCTGGGGCACGTGTCGTCGGAGGAGCCGTACCGCAGGCTCTACAACCAGGGCTACATCCAGGCCTACGCCTACACCGACTCGCGCGGCGTCTACGTCCCGGCCGACGAGGTCGTCGAGCAGGACGGCACGTTCTTCCACAACGGCGAGGAGGTGAAGCAGGAGTACGGCAAGATGGGCAAGAGCCTGAAGAACGTCGTCACTCCTGACGAGATCGCCGAGAACTACGGCGCCGACACCTTCCGCTTCTACGAGATGGCGATGGGCCCGCTCGACGTGTCGAGGCCGTGGGCCACGAAGGACGTCGTGGGTGCACAGCGGTTCCTGCAGCGCCTGTGGCGGCTCGTCGTGGACGAGTCCACGGGCGAGGTGCGGGTGTCCGACACCGAGCTGTCCGAGGAGGACCTGCGCCAGCTGAACCGGGCGATCGCCGGGGTCCGCGAGGACTACGCCGACCTGCGGTTCAACACGGCGGGGGCGAAGCTCATCGAGCTGAACAACTACGTCACCAAGACCTACGGGTCGGCGAAGGCGACGCCGCGTGGCCTGGCGGAGCCGCTGGTGTTGATGCTCGCTCCGTTGTGCCCGCACATCGCCGAGGAGCTGTGGACGCGGCTCGGTCACGACGAGTCCCTGGTGCACGGGCCGTTCCCGGTCGCCGACGAGAAGTACCTCGTGGCCGAGACCGTCGAGTACCCGATCCAGGTGAACGGCAAGGTCCGGTCGCGGATCTCGGTGGCGGCGGACGCGGACAACGACACGGTGAAGAAGGCCGCCCTGGCGGACGAGAAGATCGTGGCGCTGCTCGACGGAGCCGAACCGCGCAAGGTCATCGTGGTGCCCGGGCGGTTGGTGAACGTGGTGAAGTGA
- the ptsP gene encoding phosphoenolpyruvate--protein phosphotransferase codes for MREPQLSGVGVSPGRASGPVVKVTESIEEPASTPAPDDPHAEAARVAPAAQAVAARLEATAERTSGDAAAILTTTAAMAADPALVSQAEQLVTAQRIPAARAVYEAANNFATALASAGGYMAERVRDMHDVRDRIIAELLGIEPPGVPALEQPSVLVARDLAPADTASLDPDKVLALVTEEGGPTSHTAILARSLRIPAVVAAKGVLTMDADAVAVDGLTGEVRPVDPSAPVVTATESGTAEWNGVGATSDGHRVAVLANVGAPADALTAAEAGAEGVGLFRTEFSYLDAGAEPTVAEQQAAYAAVLGPFAGKSVIVRTLDAGADKPLEFLSQEDEPNPALGVRGLRVSFERTGVLDRQLTAIAGAAEESRAEVSVMAPMVATAEEAAWFAGRVRAAGLSRAGVMIEVPSAALTAREVFDAVDFVSLGTNDLAQYTFAADRQLGAVAALNDPWQPALLRLIALVGEAAKEKGKPAGVCGEAAADPLLARVLAGVGITSLSMNP; via the coding sequence ATGCGTGAACCGCAGCTCTCCGGAGTCGGGGTAAGTCCCGGCCGTGCGAGTGGCCCCGTCGTGAAGGTCACGGAGTCGATCGAGGAGCCGGCGAGCACGCCGGCACCGGACGACCCCCACGCGGAGGCGGCCCGCGTCGCACCCGCCGCGCAGGCCGTGGCCGCACGACTGGAGGCGACGGCGGAGCGGACGAGCGGTGACGCCGCCGCGATCCTCACCACCACGGCGGCGATGGCCGCCGATCCCGCGCTGGTGAGCCAGGCGGAGCAGCTCGTGACGGCGCAGCGGATCCCGGCGGCACGCGCCGTGTACGAGGCGGCGAACAACTTCGCCACCGCGTTGGCGTCCGCGGGCGGCTACATGGCGGAACGGGTCCGCGACATGCACGACGTGCGCGACCGCATCATCGCCGAGCTCCTCGGCATCGAGCCGCCCGGGGTGCCCGCCCTCGAACAGCCGAGCGTGCTGGTGGCCCGCGACCTCGCTCCGGCCGACACCGCGTCGCTGGATCCGGACAAGGTGCTCGCGCTCGTCACCGAGGAGGGTGGTCCTACCAGCCACACCGCGATCCTCGCCCGGTCGTTGCGCATTCCCGCCGTGGTGGCGGCCAAGGGTGTGCTCACGATGGACGCGGACGCCGTGGCCGTCGACGGCCTCACGGGTGAGGTGCGTCCGGTCGACCCCTCCGCGCCCGTGGTGACGGCGACGGAGTCCGGTACGGCCGAGTGGAACGGCGTCGGCGCCACGTCCGACGGCCACCGGGTGGCGGTGCTCGCCAACGTCGGCGCACCCGCCGACGCGCTGACGGCCGCGGAAGCCGGGGCCGAGGGCGTCGGGCTGTTCCGCACGGAGTTCTCCTACCTCGACGCGGGCGCCGAGCCCACCGTCGCCGAACAGCAGGCCGCCTACGCGGCGGTGCTGGGTCCGTTCGCGGGCAAGTCCGTCATCGTCCGCACTCTCGACGCCGGTGCGGACAAGCCTTTGGAGTTCCTGTCGCAGGAGGACGAACCCAACCCGGCGCTCGGCGTGCGTGGTCTACGGGTGTCCTTCGAGCGCACGGGCGTGCTCGACCGGCAGCTCACCGCCATCGCGGGTGCCGCGGAGGAATCGAGGGCGGAGGTCTCCGTGATGGCGCCGATGGTGGCCACCGCGGAGGAGGCCGCCTGGTTCGCCGGCCGGGTGCGGGCGGCAGGGCTGTCCCGGGCCGGTGTGATGATCGAGGTGCCGTCGGCCGCGTTGACCGCGCGCGAGGTGTTCGACGCCGTCGACTTCGTCTCGCTCGGGACGAACGACCTCGCGCAGTACACGTTCGCCGCCGACCGGCAGTTGGGCGCGGTGGCGGCGTTGAACGATCCGTGGCAACCGGCACTGCTGCGTCTCATCGCGCTGGTCGGCGAGGCCGCGAAGGAGAAGGGCAAGCCCGCGGGCGTGTGTGGTGAGGCCGCCGCCGACCCGCTGCTCGCGCGCGTGCTCGCGGGCGTCGGGATCACGAGCCTGTCCATGAACCCGG
- a CDS encoding SdpI family protein, translating to MFVLALIPALLGVLVGWGGFLGWREKLPRSRGAGVRTDATMRSDEAFRVANRVAALPTMAAGVVGVLAGVAALAMPDTLGTVLATTFGIVAVFVLVAGGGVLGHRAASAVPAPVEPAGCGGCACSGGGGCGVLR from the coding sequence GTGTTCGTGCTCGCGTTGATTCCCGCACTGCTCGGCGTCCTGGTCGGTTGGGGCGGCTTCCTCGGTTGGCGGGAGAAGCTCCCCCGCTCGCGTGGCGCGGGAGTGCGGACCGACGCCACGATGCGCAGTGACGAGGCGTTCCGCGTGGCCAACCGCGTGGCGGCCCTGCCGACGATGGCGGCGGGTGTGGTCGGCGTACTGGCCGGTGTCGCCGCTCTGGCGATGCCCGACACCCTCGGCACCGTCCTCGCGACGACGTTCGGGATCGTCGCCGTGTTCGTGCTCGTGGCCGGTGGCGGCGTCCTCGGACACCGGGCCGCGAGCGCCGTGCCCGCCCCCGTCGAGCCCGCGGGCTGCGGCGGTTGCGCGTGCAGCGGGGGAGGCGGCTGCGGCGTCCTGCGCTGA